In Rattus norvegicus strain BN/NHsdMcwi chromosome 3, GRCr8, whole genome shotgun sequence, a genomic segment contains:
- the Emc4 gene encoding ER membrane protein complex subunit 4 — protein sequence MTTQGGLVANRGRRFKWAIELSGPGGGSRGRSDRGSGQGDSLYPVGYLDKQVPDTSVQETDRILVEKRCWDIALGPLKQIPMNLFIMYMAGNTISIFPTMMVCMMAWRPIQALMAISATFKMLESSSQKFLQGLVYLIGNLMGLALAVYKCQSMGLLPTHASDWLAFIEPPERMEFSGGGLLL from the exons ATGACGACCCAGGGGGGCCTGGTGGCCAACCGAGGCCGGCGGTTCAAATGGGCCATTGAGCTGAGTGGACCGGGAGGAGGGAGCAG GGGCCGAAGTGACCGGGGCAGTGGACAGGGAGACTCACTCTATCCAGTCGGTTACTTGGACAAGCAAGTGCCTGATACCAGCGTGCAAGAGACCGACCGGATCCTGGTGGAGAAG CGCTGCTGGGACATCGCCCTGGGTCCCCTCAAACAGATTCCCATGAATCTCTTCATCATGTACATGGCAGGCAATACCATCTCCATCTTCCCTACCATGATGGTGTGTATGATGGCCTGGCGACCCATCCAAGCACTTATGGCCATTTCAGCCA CTTTCAAGATGCTGGAGAGTTCAAGTCAGAAGTTTCTTCAAGGTTTGGTCTATCTCATTGGGAACCTGATGGGTTTGGCATTGGCTGTTTACAAGTGCCAGTCCATGGGTCTGTTGCCTACACATGCATCAGATTGGCTGGCCTTTATTGAACCCCCTGAG AGAATGGAATTCAGTGGAGGAGGACTACTTCTGTGA
- the Emc4 gene encoding ER membrane protein complex subunit 4 isoform X1 codes for MTTQGGLVANRGRRFKWAIELSGPGGGSRGRSDRGSGQGDSLYPVGYLDKQVPDTSVQETDRILVEKVQRQYHLHLPYHDGVYDGLATHPSTYGHFSHFQDAGEFKSEVSSRFGLSHWEPDGFGIGCLQVPVHGSVAYTCIRLAGLY; via the exons ATGACGACCCAGGGGGGCCTGGTGGCCAACCGAGGCCGGCGGTTCAAATGGGCCATTGAGCTGAGTGGACCGGGAGGAGGGAGCAG GGGCCGAAGTGACCGGGGCAGTGGACAGGGAGACTCACTCTATCCAGTCGGTTACTTGGACAAGCAAGTGCCTGATACCAGCGTGCAAGAGACCGACCGGATCCTGGTGGAGAAGGTACAGAG GCAATACCATCTCCATCTTCCCTACCATGATGGTGTGTATGATGGCCTGGCGACCCATCCAAGCACTTATGGCCATTTCAGCCA CTTTCAAGATGCTGGAGAGTTCAAGTCAGAAGTTTCTTCAAGGTTTGGTCTATCTCATTGGGAACCTGATGGGTTTGGCATTGGCTGTTTACAAGTGCCAGTCCATGGGTCTGTTGCCTACACATGCATCAGATTGGCTGGCCTTTATTGA